Proteins from one Nicotiana tabacum cultivar K326 chromosome 23, ASM71507v2, whole genome shotgun sequence genomic window:
- the LOC107788738 gene encoding uncharacterized protein LOC107788738: MKKLYSKGTVHPITTPPLVLSDQLSLLPATILTLFSALPQEDRQVLAYLVSCYSSNNFSNNLGNSTTNKNNNNCCYCFNCYMSYWIKWDSSPNRQLIHEIIDAFEDMGLQKKKGKSKKHRRNKNRGSYEVKENSEICESDSLEGNSSSYDNGDREEELGDEKGSVRRFVSFLGESLWSIWNI, translated from the coding sequence ATGAAGAAACTTTATAGTAAAGGCACAGTTCATCCAATTACTACTCCACCTCTGGTATTATCGGACCAGCTTTCTTTGTTACCAGCTACAATCTTGACACTATTTTCAGCTTTACCTCAAGAAGATAGACAAGTCTTGGCTTATTTAGTTTCTTGTTATTCTTCTAACAATTTCTCCAACAATCTTGGAAACTCTACTactaataagaataacaacaactgCTGCTACTGTTTCAACTGCTACATGAGTTACTGGATAAAATGGGATTCTTCTCCTAATCGTCAACTTATTCATGAGATTATAGATGCTTTTGAAGATATGGGGTTgcagaagaaaaaaggaaagagcAAGAAACATAGGAGGAATAAAAATAGAGGATCATATGAGGTTAAGGAAAACTCTGAAATTTGTGAATCTGATTCTTTGGAGGGAAATTCCAGCAGCTATGATAATGGTGATAGAGAAGAGGAATTAGGAGATGAGAAAGGGTCTGTGAGAAGGTTTGTGAGTTTTCTTGGGGAAAGCTTGTGGAGTATTTGGAATATctaa
- the LOC107788739 gene encoding mediator of RNA polymerase II transcription subunit 11, with product MDSQSQNTSLQRLQNVEKRIVRVLELAGGVMDEMANPSGPRKELINNHCSEFMQLIKDIQVTLREEIKSACEYRPFENCDYVPRISNEICCKKLEYVISQFDDMKRTIEGYHAAALDHMALD from the exons ATGGATTCACAGAGCCAGAATACTTCGTTGCAGCGGCTGCAAAATGTTGAGAAG AGGATAGTTAGAGTTCTGGAGCTAGCAGGAGGTGTAATGGATGAAATGGCAAATCCAAGCGGTCCGAGGAAGGAGCTTATTAACAACCATTGCAGTGAGTTTATGCAACTAATCAAG GACATCCAGGTCACACTGCGCGAAGAAATCAAAAGCGCATGTGAATATCGTCCTTTTGAGAACTGTGACTATGTACCAAGAATATCAAATGAAATCTGTTGCAAGAAACTAGAATACGTTATTTCTCAGTTTGATGATATGAAGCGAACAATTGAGGGGTATCATGCTGCAGCGTTAGACCATATGGCCCTAGATTAG